The following proteins are encoded in a genomic region of Magnetococcales bacterium:
- a CDS encoding DUF2007 domain-containing protein — protein sequence MVELLRTNNPVELGWAQMILESAGIAAQVFDLNINFLEGNIGAFPRRLMVSEGERFRAEAVLREARESLDGIEGEGV from the coding sequence ATGGTTGAACTCCTGCGGACCAATAACCCTGTGGAGTTGGGGTGGGCGCAGATGATATTGGAAAGTGCTGGAATTGCGGCTCAGGTTTTTGATCTCAATATTAATTTTTTGGAGGGCAATATCGGTGCCTTCCCCCGGCGCCTGATGGTGTCGGAGGGGGAGCGGTTCCGGGCTGAGGCGGTTTTGCGGGAGGCCAGGGAGAGCTTGGATGGGATCGAAGGGGAGGGGGTCTGA
- a CDS encoding MucR family transcriptional regulator, whose amino-acid sequence MSIIKMTAQIMEAYVSNNDLAPSEIPELMKNIHRSLSTLGHGSALDDLQPASTPSVSDADPLPVTPKSRRNKPLKEAPAVSLDQAVGDEFVICLICGKSLSTLKGHLTRTHKMDVKAYQEKFDLPKGFPLVSKNYSAKRRELAIQSGLGEKLRAGRRKKQN is encoded by the coding sequence ATGTCAATCATCAAAATGACGGCCCAGATCATGGAAGCTTATGTCAGCAATAATGATCTGGCTCCCAGCGAAATCCCGGAATTGATGAAAAATATCCATCGGAGTTTATCCACCCTTGGTCATGGATCTGCTCTGGATGATTTGCAGCCTGCTTCCACCCCCTCTGTCAGTGATGCCGATCCGCTTCCCGTAACGCCGAAATCCCGGCGGAACAAACCACTGAAAGAGGCCCCGGCCGTCTCCCTCGACCAAGCGGTCGGCGATGAATTTGTCATCTGCCTGATTTGCGGAAAATCTCTTTCCACTCTGAAAGGACATCTAACCCGAACCCACAAAATGGATGTAAAGGCCTACCAGGAAAAATTTGATCTTCCCAAAGGTTTTCCTTTGGTTTCCAAAAATTATTCCGCAAAACGCAGAGAGTTGGCCATTCAATCCGGTCTGGGTGAAAAATTACGTGCTGGACGTCGCAAAAAGCAGAACTAG
- a CDS encoding cyclic nucleotide-binding domain-containing protein: MFFKKESDPIKVLLSKQQQALGRVFKRGEMIIREGDVDNSMYVIQSGAVEVFRLDHKGQEMIFTTLEKGDVFGEMSLFDSAPRSASIRASSKETRVLCLTKKTLLQRIREDPFLMLLIFRKMSERIREKDEELMTLTIKMNRLMDELPPSAPKES, translated from the coding sequence ATGTTTTTTAAAAAAGAGAGCGACCCCATCAAAGTGCTTCTTTCCAAGCAGCAGCAAGCCCTTGGTCGGGTTTTCAAGCGTGGAGAGATGATCATCCGGGAAGGGGATGTCGATAACAGCATGTATGTCATCCAGTCGGGCGCTGTGGAAGTGTTTCGGTTGGACCACAAGGGCCAGGAGATGATTTTTACCACCTTGGAGAAAGGGGATGTCTTTGGCGAGATGTCCCTGTTCGACAGCGCTCCCCGTTCCGCCTCCATTCGGGCATCAAGCAAAGAAACCCGGGTACTCTGCCTGACTAAAAAAACCCTTTTGCAACGAATCCGGGAGGATCCGTTCCTGATGTTGCTCATCTTCCGCAAAATGTCCGAACGCATCCGGGAGAAGGACGAAGAACTCATGACCCTCACCATCAAAATGAACCGGCTCATGGACGAACTGCCCCCCTCCGCTCCCAAGGAGTCCTGA
- a CDS encoding response regulator transcription factor, with protein sequence MRLLFVEDNEKLLDLVPEGLKAAGFTVDSVSSVEDSLAAVDGVDYDAVILDLGLPDGDGIEVLNHLRKRQGKLVPILILTARTALGDKVDGLNKGADDYLVKPFAMAELEARVKALLRRPGGALGITLSVGNLTFDTVAREARVGEVGLPLSRRELDVLEQLMRRAGKVVPKGVMEERIYGFDEEVESNAVEVHVSRLRKSLKKSTATAAIHTIRGVGYLIMAEAGA encoded by the coding sequence GTGCGTCTCTTATTTGTGGAAGACAACGAAAAATTGCTGGATCTGGTGCCGGAGGGGCTCAAAGCGGCCGGTTTTACCGTGGATAGCGTCTCCAGTGTTGAGGATTCCCTGGCAGCGGTGGATGGCGTTGATTATGACGCGGTCATTCTGGATTTGGGGCTTCCAGATGGGGATGGCATCGAAGTGCTCAACCATCTGCGCAAGCGTCAGGGAAAGCTGGTACCGATCCTGATTTTGACCGCCCGCACCGCCCTGGGCGACAAGGTGGATGGCCTGAACAAGGGAGCAGACGACTATCTGGTCAAGCCTTTTGCCATGGCTGAGCTGGAGGCGCGGGTCAAGGCGCTATTGCGGCGTCCGGGGGGGGCGTTGGGTATCACCCTCTCGGTGGGTAATCTGACCTTTGATACCGTGGCCCGGGAGGCCCGTGTCGGGGAGGTGGGCTTGCCTCTTTCCCGCCGGGAGCTGGATGTGTTGGAGCAGCTCATGCGCCGGGCGGGCAAGGTGGTGCCCAAGGGGGTGATGGAGGAGCGTATTTATGGCTTTGATGAAGAGGTGGAGTCCAATGCGGTGGAGGTGCATGTCTCTCGCTTGCGCAAAAGCCTGAAAAAATCCACCGCCACCGCCGCCATCCACACCATACGGGGAGTCGGTTATCTCATTATGGCGGAGGCAGGAGCATGA
- a CDS encoding helix-turn-helix transcriptional regulator: protein MKTTFAQRIRMARKHGGFKQAGLANQVGVSQTAIHKLENGFSRSSRFTVPIALSCGVDPVWLETGDGMMVPGRSGSTSVRRKPASPSPCSDLERISISPPKPINPPPSELEEAMARAMFEATPFGSSASWEQFSIDSKNNRILEVRAAIRIFRQAGWRPPE, encoded by the coding sequence ATGAAAACCACTTTTGCCCAACGAATTCGTATGGCCAGAAAACATGGTGGTTTCAAACAGGCTGGTTTGGCCAATCAGGTCGGTGTGAGCCAGACGGCCATTCACAAGCTGGAAAATGGTTTTTCCCGTTCATCACGCTTTACGGTACCCATCGCGCTCTCTTGTGGCGTGGATCCGGTCTGGCTGGAAACTGGCGATGGAATGATGGTTCCAGGCCGGTCGGGTAGTACATCTGTCAGGAGAAAGCCAGCCTCTCCATCACCCTGCTCCGATCTGGAGCGTATTTCCATCTCCCCTCCCAAACCCATCAACCCGCCCCCTTCTGAACTGGAAGAGGCTATGGCCAGAGCCATGTTTGAGGCGACCCCATTTGGCTCTTCGGCCTCTTGGGAGCAGTTTTCCATCGATTCCAAAAACAACCGTATCCTGGAAGTGCGTGCAGCTATTCGGATCTTTCGACAAGCCGGTTGGAGACCGCCGGAATAG
- a CDS encoding adenylate/guanylate cyclase domain-containing protein: MYILSNPRITAILKPVINSSPVWLSLIVLMLGVFVQYHPPAFLKVLSDLTFDGYQNIRPRPFMQPSVRVVTIDNKSLNEIGPWPWPKDKMAMLVEKLTGMGAKVIAFNMVFDKADPSASEKLLQLRELASAADLMKLATGLENQDEIFAEAVSEGPVVTGFQVENKKSSAFLGKRPASFLFDGQPQMPDVSLPLDTFGATGTLQLISREAKGNGGILALEEQEVIARSFPLLFKIGRTIHPSLVLETLRVAQGADTIDVKIRQPGMIESWITSPGIAGIKVGNLDIPTDTRGNILFYYDSKEPKRFISAADILHDKVPAPYIEGHTVIIGMSASGLLTSRFSPFGNAIPEVEIQAQLAEQIINSNYLLRPHWEPTATASMLIVSWLIMVFFPKRLRSILMGWFVIGVAFWFYLASFWLFMEQSILVDPILPLIGLLSIFLAISIPRNLAKEMENRWIRDAFSRYVSPNRVKHLLENPDKLRLEAEFQECTFVLTDLAGFTSLMENYEPNVVVSILNEYLDHMVKIAFKHDGTLDRIVGDAVAVMFSAPIEQADHAERGLACAMEMDEFAQKFAKTKQDEGFPFGKTRVGVNTGKVLVGNFGGTTMFDYRALGDPINTCARLESVNKQLGGHICVSWETVQQCPDFVGREVGTLVLKGKAQGIKAFEPLSREEEQSERVVAYKAAFELMKSEDPKAVQMFAELAKTYPEDPLIKFHNKRLGDGQSGERVVFTQK, translated from the coding sequence ATGTACATACTATCCAACCCACGCATTACAGCGATCTTAAAACCCGTCATCAACAGCTCGCCGGTCTGGCTCTCCTTGATCGTGTTGATGCTGGGGGTGTTCGTTCAATATCATCCTCCCGCTTTTTTGAAGGTTTTGAGCGACCTGACTTTCGATGGTTATCAAAATATTCGTCCCAGGCCCTTCATGCAGCCCTCCGTGCGTGTTGTGACTATCGACAATAAAAGCCTCAACGAAATCGGTCCCTGGCCCTGGCCCAAGGATAAGATGGCGATGCTGGTGGAAAAACTCACCGGCATGGGGGCCAAGGTCATCGCCTTCAATATGGTTTTTGATAAAGCGGACCCATCCGCTTCCGAAAAGCTTTTGCAATTACGGGAGTTGGCCTCGGCAGCTGATCTGATGAAGCTGGCGACAGGGCTTGAAAATCAGGATGAAATATTTGCTGAGGCGGTCTCTGAAGGTCCTGTTGTTACCGGTTTTCAGGTAGAAAACAAAAAATCCAGCGCCTTTCTGGGTAAACGGCCAGCCTCCTTTCTCTTCGACGGCCAGCCCCAAATGCCGGATGTTTCCCTGCCTCTGGATACTTTCGGAGCGACAGGTACCCTGCAACTCATCAGTCGGGAAGCCAAAGGCAATGGCGGTATTCTCGCCCTGGAGGAGCAGGAAGTGATCGCCCGTAGCTTTCCCCTGCTGTTCAAGATTGGCCGGACCATCCATCCGTCCCTGGTTTTGGAAACCCTTCGGGTGGCCCAAGGGGCCGATACCATCGATGTGAAGATTCGGCAGCCGGGCATGATCGAATCGTGGATCACCTCCCCGGGGATTGCCGGTATTAAGGTTGGAAATCTCGATATACCGACCGATACACGGGGTAATATCCTTTTTTATTATGACAGCAAGGAGCCTAAACGGTTTATCTCCGCTGCGGACATATTGCACGACAAAGTCCCCGCCCCCTATATCGAGGGGCATACGGTAATCATCGGCATGTCGGCCAGCGGTCTTTTGACCAGCCGCTTCAGCCCCTTCGGCAATGCCATCCCCGAGGTGGAAATCCAAGCCCAGCTGGCAGAGCAGATTATCAACAGCAACTATCTTTTGCGCCCCCACTGGGAGCCTACAGCCACAGCCAGCATGTTGATCGTCTCCTGGTTGATCATGGTGTTTTTCCCAAAGCGTTTGCGCTCCATTTTGATGGGATGGTTCGTCATTGGGGTGGCCTTTTGGTTCTATCTGGCCTCCTTCTGGCTGTTCATGGAGCAGAGTATCCTCGTTGATCCCATCCTGCCTTTGATTGGTCTTTTGAGTATATTTCTGGCTATTTCCATCCCGAGAAATTTGGCCAAGGAGATGGAAAACCGTTGGATTCGGGATGCCTTTTCCCGCTATGTCTCTCCCAACCGGGTCAAGCACCTGCTGGAAAATCCCGACAAGTTGCGCCTGGAAGCGGAATTTCAGGAGTGTACCTTTGTCTTGACCGATCTGGCGGGGTTTACCTCCCTGATGGAAAACTATGAACCCAACGTCGTGGTTTCCATTCTCAACGAATATCTCGACCATATGGTCAAGATCGCCTTCAAGCATGACGGCACCCTGGACCGGATCGTAGGTGATGCGGTGGCGGTGATGTTTTCCGCCCCCATCGAGCAGGCCGATCATGCTGAAAGAGGGCTGGCCTGTGCCATGGAGATGGATGAGTTTGCACAAAAATTTGCCAAAACCAAACAGGATGAAGGCTTTCCCTTCGGCAAGACCCGGGTGGGGGTCAATACCGGCAAAGTGCTGGTGGGCAACTTTGGTGGCACCACCATGTTTGACTATCGGGCGTTGGGGGATCCCATCAACACCTGTGCCCGGCTGGAGAGCGTCAACAAGCAGTTGGGCGGCCATATCTGTGTGAGTTGGGAGACGGTCCAGCAGTGCCCCGATTTTGTCGGTCGGGAAGTCGGCACTCTGGTGCTCAAGGGCAAAGCCCAAGGTATCAAGGCCTTTGAACCGTTAAGCCGGGAAGAGGAACAGTCCGAGCGGGTGGTGGCTTATAAGGCGGCCTTTGAATTGATGAAGAGTGAAGATCCCAAGGCGGTGCAAATGTTTGCCGAGCTGGCTAAAACCTATCCTGAAGATCCCCTGATCAAATTCCATAACAAGCGCCTTGGGGATGGTCAGAGTGGTGAGCGGGTGGTATTTACGCAAAAATAG
- a CDS encoding S-layer homology domain-containing protein gives MIRNLGNKIMRGAMGRGAVGLLFLMSSASLSQAADFTDVPSDHWAADYITALSNAGITQGCDSSNYCPDNTLQRSEMAIFLLRAMYGSDYSPPTGSGSWFSDVPSDYWAGNFIENFAEIGITNGCSDSEFCPSREITRAEMAIFLLRAKYGSDYAPVTAKGETYSDITSDYWAAAYIEQLASEGVTDDTIEPGRECNTSDYFCPSLSINRGEMAVFIVKAFDLEMPTQSDGGTTDIANGESIYTSQGCSLGGCHGSNPANDTNSILSGANQARLENSMTSVSLMAAMGYSFTDQEYADLAAYIAQFTVGSGKESEVVVDDGEVVVDEGEVSGRDLYISEGCGLSSCHGAYPGANINDIMSGTDPDEIREAIEDEPVMRGYDYLTNAQLTEIAAWISGFVREPGSSGSGGYEGTGGDDDDDDDHHSNSGSHDDDDDDDDDDDDDDDDDDDDDDDDDDDDDDDDDDD, from the coding sequence ATGATCAGGAACCTAGGCAACAAAATCATGCGGGGAGCCATGGGCAGGGGTGCTGTGGGGCTTCTTTTTTTAATGTCATCCGCCAGCCTCAGCCAAGCCGCCGATTTTACCGATGTCCCCAGCGATCACTGGGCAGCGGATTATATCACGGCACTCTCCAACGCCGGAATCACCCAGGGATGCGACAGCAGCAACTATTGCCCGGACAACACCCTGCAGCGCTCGGAAATGGCCATTTTCCTTCTGCGGGCCATGTATGGTTCCGACTATTCCCCCCCAACGGGAAGTGGCAGCTGGTTCAGTGATGTCCCGTCAGACTATTGGGCGGGTAACTTTATCGAAAATTTTGCAGAAATCGGCATCACCAACGGTTGCAGCGATAGCGAATTTTGCCCCAGCCGGGAGATCACCCGGGCGGAAATGGCGATTTTCCTGCTTCGCGCCAAATATGGCTCGGACTATGCCCCGGTCACCGCCAAGGGTGAGACCTATTCGGACATCACCTCAGACTATTGGGCGGCGGCCTATATCGAACAACTCGCCTCTGAGGGGGTGACCGACGACACCATCGAACCGGGCCGGGAGTGCAACACCAGCGACTATTTTTGCCCCAGCCTCAGCATCAATCGGGGGGAGATGGCGGTCTTCATCGTCAAGGCGTTTGATCTGGAAATGCCCACCCAGAGTGATGGCGGCACCACCGATATTGCCAACGGCGAGTCGATCTATACCAGCCAGGGGTGTTCCCTCGGTGGCTGCCACGGCAGCAATCCTGCCAACGACACCAATTCCATTCTTTCCGGCGCCAACCAGGCCCGCCTGGAAAACTCCATGACCAGCGTCTCTCTGATGGCAGCCATGGGTTACAGCTTTACCGATCAGGAATATGCCGATCTGGCCGCCTATATCGCCCAGTTTACCGTGGGTAGCGGCAAGGAGAGCGAGGTGGTTGTCGATGATGGGGAGGTGGTGGTGGATGAGGGGGAGGTCTCCGGACGGGATCTCTACATCAGCGAAGGGTGTGGCCTCTCCTCCTGCCACGGGGCCTATCCCGGGGCCAACATCAACGACATCATGAGCGGCACCGACCCGGATGAAATCCGCGAAGCGATTGAAGATGAGCCTGTCATGCGGGGATATGACTATCTGACCAACGCCCAGCTCACCGAGATCGCTGCCTGGATCAGTGGTTTTGTCAGAGAGCCCGGCAGCAGCGGATCGGGAGGCTATGAAGGCACTGGTGGCGATGACGACGATGATGATGACCATCACAGCAACTCTGGCAGCCACGATGACGATGACGATGACGATGACGACGATGATGACGATGATGACGATGATGACGATGATGACGATGATGATGACGATGATGATGATGACGATGATGACGATGACTGA
- a CDS encoding MBL fold metallo-hydrolase, which produces MKMTFLGVGGAFTTLEYGQSNMLLTAKNGKGLLIDCGADARLSLADQGIGNQEVANRINGVYISHLHADHVGGLEWLAFNTYFNPRCQKPKLYAEKDLLYDLWHHSLKGGLEFVHDQVMELEDYFECHPLTVGKPFYWEEIRLTPYDLAHIQIHERLIPSYGLTVEEDWSFFLSTDALYHPPLRPLLEEMAGRMDLLFQDCDTSAFKTPVHAHYDELRTLPKAIRKKMWLYHYAPTPPYDAVADGFQGFVTKGQTFG; this is translated from the coding sequence ATGAAAATGACATTTCTCGGGGTTGGAGGGGCTTTCACCACCCTTGAATATGGCCAATCGAACATGCTCCTGACCGCCAAAAACGGCAAAGGCCTGCTCATTGATTGCGGTGCCGACGCCCGGCTCTCCCTGGCCGACCAGGGCATTGGCAACCAGGAGGTCGCCAACCGCATCAATGGCGTCTACATCTCCCACCTCCATGCCGATCACGTCGGCGGCCTGGAATGGCTCGCCTTCAACACCTATTTCAACCCCCGCTGCCAGAAGCCCAAACTCTATGCCGAAAAGGATCTACTCTACGATCTCTGGCATCACTCTCTGAAAGGTGGCCTTGAATTTGTCCACGATCAGGTGATGGAGTTGGAGGACTATTTTGAATGCCACCCCCTCACTGTGGGCAAACCCTTCTATTGGGAAGAGATCCGCTTAACACCCTATGATCTGGCCCATATCCAGATTCATGAACGCCTGATTCCCAGCTATGGCCTCACGGTTGAGGAAGATTGGTCCTTTTTTCTCTCCACCGACGCCCTCTACCACCCCCCCTTGCGGCCCCTGCTGGAAGAGATGGCCGGGAGGATGGATCTGCTTTTCCAGGATTGCGACACCTCCGCCTTCAAAACCCCGGTCCACGCCCACTATGACGAACTCCGCACCCTGCCAAAAGCGATTCGAAAAAAAATGTGGCTCTACCATTATGCGCCCACACCTCCCTATGATGCCGTGGCAGATGGTTTCCAGGGATTTGTCACCAAAGGGCAAACCTTTGGTTAA
- a CDS encoding filamentous hemagglutinin N-terminal domain-containing protein gives MMVFFAPRMFFNRNGALFAAICLGGLLVTSTVWAGTGDGIALDGSIGAEAGGSLTPVAGNYAITSDMGEQAGGNLFHSFSDFNLETNESATFSGPDSVTNIISRVTGGNDSWIDGEIVSEIDGAGFYLLNPNGIVFGENASLNLGGAFYASSADTLHLGESDRLYVDLGEASRLSSAAPVAFGFLDNPGNITIQGSSLSAVEGETLAFVGGDFTMTDGRLSASGSGRVEIITVASEAEVTIGAGTLDVGGEVSGGNIQLEDGADIISTNGAGVTLMAQGEIQIVDSLINSYTTSADNGGSVLLSAGGSIDISKVDRSVSGINTTTYNTGSAGSVTLTTVSGAITLEGGSLESASRYAMATDVALGDAGSILLTSAQSIVLSSTASITSSILDSSGKGGEISLTAGDDLILTGFSFLRSDTHDSGDAGRIQLQVGGDFSLIDSYLTSDTTGSGQGGEIGVTAAGEMRLDATGSITSSTSGSGPGGSIDLVAATFILTGGGDIHAESSGTQSDSGDAGEIRIEADRIQIFASATIIAEAKIADGGNITLIAEELVQLADSQITTSVESGVGNGGNITIDPTFVILDNSSINANAHGGDGGAIDITTQHLITDPNSSITASSEFGLQGTVTINTPRDDADSQALSLSSSFQKVAKMLKERCSVSRQQKGSSLVRVGKGGMASGMSGFQTAQLLDLNPVVKRVSSFQAGESWDGSSQKQRVWMDQTRGGGALSELDWQQLSSAQKMGQEDFLRGGCRNSLRH, from the coding sequence ATGATGGTGTTTTTTGCGCCCAGAATGTTTTTTAACCGAAACGGTGCCCTGTTTGCAGCGATTTGTCTGGGCGGTCTGCTCGTCACTTCCACTGTTTGGGCAGGAACGGGGGATGGCATCGCCCTGGATGGTTCCATAGGTGCTGAGGCTGGCGGCTCTCTTACCCCGGTGGCAGGAAATTATGCCATCACCTCGGATATGGGGGAGCAGGCTGGGGGAAATCTTTTTCACAGCTTCAGTGATTTCAACTTGGAAACCAATGAGTCCGCCACTTTCAGTGGCCCGGATTCAGTCACCAACATTATCAGCCGGGTGACCGGTGGCAACGACTCCTGGATCGATGGGGAAATTGTTTCCGAAATCGATGGGGCCGGATTTTATCTCCTCAATCCGAATGGTATCGTTTTTGGTGAAAATGCTTCCTTGAACCTGGGAGGGGCGTTTTATGCCAGCAGTGCCGACACGCTGCATTTGGGTGAGAGTGACCGGCTTTATGTGGATTTGGGAGAGGCGAGTCGGCTCTCCAGTGCTGCGCCCGTTGCCTTCGGTTTTTTGGATAACCCGGGAAATATTACCATTCAAGGAAGCTCTCTTTCAGCCGTCGAGGGGGAAACCCTGGCCTTTGTGGGAGGGGATTTTACCATGACCGACGGCAGGTTATCCGCTTCCGGCAGTGGCCGTGTCGAGATTATAACGGTCGCCTCTGAAGCGGAAGTGACCATTGGAGCCGGGACACTGGATGTCGGCGGGGAGGTGAGTGGTGGAAATATTCAACTGGAAGATGGGGCTGATATCATTTCCACCAACGGGGCGGGGGTGACGCTGATGGCCCAGGGCGAAATCCAGATTGTCGATTCCCTGATTAACAGCTATACCACCTCGGCTGACAATGGGGGGAGTGTGCTGTTGAGTGCCGGGGGATCCATCGACATCAGCAAGGTGGATCGTTCTGTTAGCGGCATCAACACCACCACCTACAATACCGGGAGTGCTGGTTCAGTTACGCTGACCACCGTTTCTGGCGCCATCACCCTGGAGGGTGGGAGTTTGGAGAGCGCTTCGAGGTATGCCATGGCTACCGATGTGGCGTTGGGGGATGCCGGGAGCATCCTCCTCACCTCTGCCCAGTCCATTGTTCTTTCCTCCACCGCCTCTATCACCAGTTCCATTCTCGATAGCTCTGGCAAGGGGGGCGAAATTTCCCTCACCGCTGGTGATGACCTGATCTTGACGGGGTTTTCTTTTCTTCGCAGCGATACCCACGATTCTGGTGATGCCGGTCGGATTCAGTTGCAGGTGGGGGGGGACTTCAGTCTGATCGATTCCTACCTCACCAGCGATACCACCGGCTCCGGCCAGGGGGGAGAGATTGGGGTGACTGCAGCCGGGGAGATGCGGCTGGATGCGACCGGCTCCATCACCTCCTCCACTTCGGGGAGTGGACCCGGTGGGAGCATTGATCTGGTGGCGGCCACTTTCATTCTGACAGGGGGGGGAGATATCCACGCTGAAAGCTCCGGAACCCAGAGTGACAGTGGTGATGCCGGAGAGATTCGGATTGAGGCTGACCGTATTCAGATTTTTGCCTCAGCCACGATCATTGCTGAAGCCAAAATAGCTGATGGGGGCAACATTACCCTGATCGCCGAGGAGCTGGTACAGCTGGCTGACAGCCAGATCACCACTTCGGTTGAGAGCGGTGTGGGTAACGGGGGCAATATCACCATCGATCCCACCTTCGTCATCCTTGATAACAGCAGCATCAATGCCAATGCCCACGGCGGGGATGGGGGAGCCATCGATATCACCACCCAACACCTCATCACCGATCCCAACTCCTCCATCACCGCCTCATCAGAGTTCGGCTTGCAGGGAACAGTCACCATCAATACCCCCCGGGACGATGCCGACAGCCAGGCCCTCTCCTTGTCCTCCTCCTTTCAGAAGGTGGCTAAAATGCTCAAGGAGCGTTGTTCCGTCAGTCGGCAGCAAAAAGGCAGCTCTCTGGTGCGGGTGGGGAAGGGGGGGATGGCGTCGGGAATGAGTGGCTTTCAAACCGCCCAGCTATTGGATTTGAATCCAGTCGTGAAGCGAGTGAGTTCATTCCAGGCAGGGGAGTCGTGGGATGGCAGCAGCCAAAAGCAGCGTGTTTGGATGGATCAAACCAGGGGTGGTGGGGCTTTGTCGGAGCTGGATTGGCAGCAGCTCAGTTCGGCACAAAAAATGGGGCAAGAAGATTTTTTGAGAGGAGGGTGTCGTAACAGCCTGCGCCATTGA
- the blaOXA gene encoding class D beta-lactamase, which yields MAGFFGLSLSMLMGRGREVRVSLLGAVAAILFTASVGWAEPTLDSRLATVLHQAGVEGCIVVVQPRQERTLVSNLSDCQERLIPASTFKMANALIALETGVVEEEEVFPWDGASYSFSVWEQDMTLRQAMAVSAVPVFQQIARRIGLKRMAEWVTRLGYGNRDIGDVVDRFWLDGPLAISPLEQATFMALLANGQLPVAKSSMTALRRIIPRERMEEGWSLFGKTGWAVAESLHIGWYVGWVERQDEIVPFAVKIPMPSLDWAPLRISLAKAALHSLGVVPPKQ from the coding sequence ATGGCTGGCTTTTTTGGTCTCTCGCTTTCCATGCTGATGGGCAGAGGTAGAGAGGTGCGGGTAAGTCTGCTTGGAGCAGTGGCTGCAATCCTGTTTACGGCTTCTGTGGGATGGGCTGAACCAACGCTTGATTCGCGGTTGGCGACTGTTCTTCATCAGGCGGGAGTTGAAGGATGCATTGTGGTGGTTCAACCTCGCCAGGAGCGCACTCTGGTTTCCAATCTGTCCGATTGCCAGGAGCGGTTGATACCGGCCTCCACATTCAAAATGGCCAATGCTTTGATCGCACTGGAAACCGGGGTAGTTGAGGAAGAGGAGGTTTTTCCTTGGGATGGTGCCTCCTACTCTTTCAGTGTGTGGGAGCAGGATATGACTCTTCGTCAGGCCATGGCTGTTTCTGCGGTCCCTGTTTTCCAGCAGATTGCCCGCAGGATTGGCCTGAAGCGTATGGCGGAGTGGGTCACCAGGCTCGGTTATGGCAACAGAGACATAGGCGACGTCGTGGATCGATTCTGGTTGGATGGCCCTTTGGCCATTTCTCCGTTGGAACAGGCTACATTTATGGCGTTACTGGCCAATGGGCAGCTTCCAGTGGCGAAATCTTCCATGACTGCACTCAGGCGCATTATCCCCCGGGAGAGGATGGAGGAGGGATGGAGTCTCTTTGGTAAAACCGGCTGGGCAGTGGCTGAATCACTCCATATCGGCTGGTATGTTGGCTGGGTAGAACGCCAGGATGAAATCGTCCCCTTCGCGGTCAAAATCCCCATGCCTTCGCTGGATTGGGCTCCCTTACGCATATCCCTGGCCAAGGCTGCGTTACACTCCCTTGGTGTGGTTCCCCCTAAACAATAA